The Chryseobacterium wanjuense genome includes a window with the following:
- a CDS encoding Crp/Fnr family transcriptional regulator, translating into MISEKHIKDYNYNITQYSSGDFIYEENSTCKSYFQIISGTVKLNNYSEDGKEFIQNIINAPQGFGEVLLFINEKYPTNAIALTDCDIIQISSKDFFKLLTEYPKYAIEINKSLSRRLYYKMIMSQHIFSNDPTTRLKTLMNYFKNIYCIENGLNSEYIVPLTRQQMANLTGLRVETVIRTIKLMEKNNLLKIKKGLIYY; encoded by the coding sequence ATGATTTCTGAAAAACATATAAAAGATTATAATTACAATATCACGCAGTATAGTAGTGGAGATTTTATCTATGAGGAAAATTCAACCTGTAAGAGTTATTTTCAAATTATATCAGGAACGGTCAAGCTTAATAATTACAGTGAAGATGGAAAAGAATTCATTCAGAATATTATCAATGCACCACAAGGATTTGGCGAAGTCTTATTATTTATTAATGAAAAGTATCCAACTAATGCCATAGCCTTAACAGATTGTGATATTATACAGATTTCTTCCAAAGATTTTTTTAAACTGTTGACTGAATATCCTAAATATGCGATAGAAATTAACAAAAGCCTTTCACGCAGGTTATATTATAAAATGATCATGTCTCAACATATATTTTCTAATGACCCTACTACGAGACTTAAAACTTTAATGAATTATTTTAAGAATATCTATTGCATAGAAAATGGTTTAAATTCCGAATATATTGTTCCGTTAACCCGCCAACAGATGGCAAATCTAACCGGATTGCGTGTAGAAACTGTTATACGAACTATTAAATTAATGGAAAAAAATAATCTGCTGAAGATAAAAAAAGGATTAATTTACTATTAA
- a CDS encoding AraC family transcriptional regulator → MKEVYPTFEIEGLSTCNSINEVFTIDRFSEFLDQNPGTTKVHRHSFYHVTYFVKGYGENLIDFKTYDVAPEKIFFMRPGQVHSWRLDENAEGYVINFSTTFFDQLKINSSLIDQFPFFNLFESDQMVNISKENQRKLKVCFEDIIEEMTDIQSWSQIMIASLILQICALAGKDTISKTIFIDTNYNSLILKQFIEILETNFHQYKLPKDYATSLNITPNQLNFICKQQINLSAGEIIRNRIILEAKRLLVNFDLSITNIAEALNYSDPSYFVKFFKKYTSFTPEAFRKQYYNKY, encoded by the coding sequence ATGAAGGAGGTTTATCCAACATTTGAAATTGAAGGTCTGTCGACGTGTAATTCAATTAATGAAGTATTTACCATTGATAGATTTTCAGAATTTTTAGATCAAAATCCTGGAACAACAAAAGTTCATCGCCATTCTTTTTATCATGTTACCTATTTTGTAAAAGGATATGGTGAAAATTTAATCGACTTCAAAACATACGACGTTGCTCCAGAAAAGATTTTTTTTATGCGTCCGGGACAGGTTCATAGTTGGAGATTGGATGAAAATGCAGAAGGTTATGTAATTAATTTTTCCACTACTTTTTTTGATCAGTTGAAGATCAATTCTTCGTTAATTGATCAATTTCCATTTTTTAATTTATTTGAAAGTGACCAGATGGTAAATATTTCAAAGGAAAACCAACGTAAGTTGAAAGTTTGTTTTGAAGATATTATTGAAGAAATGACAGACATTCAATCTTGGTCACAAATAATGATTGCATCCTTAATACTTCAAATTTGTGCACTTGCTGGAAAAGATACTATCTCCAAAACTATATTTATTGACACGAATTATAATTCTTTAATATTAAAGCAGTTTATAGAGATTTTAGAAACTAATTTTCATCAATATAAATTACCCAAAGATTATGCAACTTCTCTAAATATAACACCTAACCAATTGAACTTTATATGTAAGCAACAAATTAACCTATCAGCTGGTGAAATTATTAGAAATAGGATTATTCTGGAAGCTAAAAGACTTTTGGTGAATTTTGATTTATCAATTACAAATATTGCTGAAGCATTAAATTATTCAGACCCGTCTTACTTTGTAAAATTTTTTAAAAAATATACATCATTTACCCCCGAGGCCTTCCGAAAGCAATATTATAATAAGTATTAA
- the ccoN gene encoding cytochrome-c oxidase, cbb3-type subunit I, whose amino-acid sequence METQKFYYDNTIVRAFLYATIVFALIGFVFGLTAALLLFYPELPEFIFGTDDQSIHILRDGGIQALIDTNGAFGFGRIRMLHTNTVIFAFVCNSFFIGVYYSVPRLLKTEMFNKTLSWIHFWTWQLMVVVTFITFFMGINTSKEYAEHEWPIDILLTFSWVIFGLNMFGTITKRRVRHLYVAIWFYLGTWIAVAMLYIFNNLEVPLSFTGWKSYSAYAGVKDAIVQWWYGHNAVAFILTTPILGLMYYFLPKAAERPVFSYKLSIIHFWSLIFVYIWAGPHHLQYTAIPAWAQAVGTGFSIMLIAPSWGGMLNGLLTLRGSWDKVRENPILKFFVVAVTCYGMATFEGPLLATKNINKIGHFTDWVIGHVHLGALGWNGFMAFGMIYYLIPILWRTKIWSVKLANWHFWLGTLGIIFYAVPMYISGFTQGLMWKQFNPDGTLLWKNWLDTVTAIIPYFKMRFLGGLFYFSGAILMVINLAATIRKGSFQKEVPAEAPALANINNKRKEGEGIHLWLERLPVLFTVLSFIAVSVGGAVEIIPTLMLKQNVPTISAVKPYSPLELEGRDLYIREGCNACHSQIVRPFRDEIVRFNGKNGQYSKAGEFVYDRPFLWGSKRTGPDLHREGGKNPSSWHYKHMYNPRSTSAGSIMPRYPWLIANNLDRSKMIDKLKFMKNTFDVPYTKAQIDSADKWADNQASIIVKDIFSEATDLKEAYAKRPQGELEKKEIIALIAYLQRLGTDIKTSDIKTAGNN is encoded by the coding sequence ATGGAAACACAGAAATTTTACTATGATAACACCATAGTACGTGCATTTTTATATGCAACAATAGTTTTTGCCTTAATAGGATTCGTCTTTGGACTGACTGCGGCTCTGCTTTTGTTTTACCCTGAACTGCCTGAATTCATTTTTGGGACAGATGACCAATCTATCCATATCTTGAGAGACGGAGGTATCCAAGCATTGATAGATACTAATGGAGCCTTCGGATTTGGTAGAATAAGAATGTTGCATACAAATACTGTAATCTTTGCATTTGTTTGTAACAGCTTTTTTATTGGGGTATACTACTCTGTACCTCGCCTTTTAAAAACAGAAATGTTTAACAAAACATTAAGTTGGATTCATTTTTGGACGTGGCAGTTAATGGTCGTAGTAACCTTTATTACTTTCTTCATGGGAATCAATACATCAAAGGAATATGCGGAACATGAATGGCCAATCGACATACTTCTTACTTTTTCATGGGTAATTTTTGGACTTAATATGTTCGGAACCATCACAAAAAGAAGAGTTAGACATCTATATGTTGCAATTTGGTTTTATTTGGGAACTTGGATTGCAGTAGCAATGCTTTACATATTCAATAACCTTGAAGTTCCCTTATCATTTACGGGGTGGAAATCATATTCTGCGTATGCTGGAGTAAAAGATGCTATTGTACAATGGTGGTATGGTCACAACGCAGTTGCATTTATTTTAACCACTCCAATTTTGGGATTAATGTATTATTTTCTTCCAAAAGCAGCCGAACGGCCTGTTTTTTCGTATAAGCTCTCAATTATTCATTTCTGGTCGTTAATTTTTGTGTATATCTGGGCAGGACCACATCATCTTCAATATACAGCAATACCAGCATGGGCACAAGCTGTAGGTACTGGTTTTTCAATTATGCTGATTGCCCCATCATGGGGAGGAATGCTGAATGGACTATTGACTCTGAGAGGATCTTGGGATAAAGTACGAGAAAATCCTATTTTAAAATTCTTTGTCGTTGCAGTTACTTGTTATGGTATGGCAACTTTTGAGGGACCACTACTGGCGACTAAAAACATCAACAAAATTGGTCACTTTACCGATTGGGTGATAGGTCATGTTCACCTTGGAGCATTAGGATGGAATGGTTTTATGGCTTTTGGAATGATCTACTACCTTATTCCAATCCTATGGAGAACAAAAATATGGTCTGTTAAGCTGGCGAACTGGCATTTCTGGTTGGGAACTTTGGGAATTATTTTCTACGCAGTACCAATGTATATTTCAGGATTTACACAAGGATTAATGTGGAAACAATTTAACCCAGACGGGACATTATTATGGAAGAACTGGTTAGATACAGTAACAGCAATTATCCCTTATTTTAAAATGAGATTTTTAGGTGGGTTATTTTACTTTTCAGGTGCTATCTTAATGGTCATTAACCTTGCGGCTACTATTAGAAAAGGCTCTTTCCAAAAAGAAGTACCGGCAGAAGCACCAGCCTTAGCTAATATTAATAATAAAAGAAAAGAAGGAGAAGGTATACATCTTTGGTTGGAAAGATTGCCCGTCTTATTCACAGTGCTATCTTTTATTGCAGTCTCAGTTGGAGGGGCTGTAGAAATTATACCAACTTTAATGCTTAAACAAAATGTACCGACAATTTCAGCTGTAAAACCATATTCTCCTTTAGAATTAGAAGGTAGAGATTTATACATCCGCGAAGGCTGTAATGCCTGTCACTCTCAAATTGTAAGACCATTCCGAGATGAGATTGTAAGATTTAACGGCAAAAACGGCCAGTATTCTAAGGCAGGGGAATTTGTTTATGACAGACCATTCCTTTGGGGGTCAAAAAGAACAGGGCCAGATTTACATAGAGAAGGTGGTAAAAACCCAAGTTCTTGGCATTATAAACATATGTATAATCCTAGGTCCACATCGGCCGGTTCTATTATGCCTCGTTATCCATGGCTAATAGCCAATAATTTAGACCGATCTAAAATGATCGATAAGCTAAAATTCATGAAAAATACATTTGATGTACCTTACACAAAAGCCCAAATTGATTCAGCTGATAAATGGGCCGACAATCAGGCATCTATAATAGTGAAAGACATTTTTTCGGAGGCTACAGACTTGAAAGAAGCCTACGCCAAAAGGCCACAAGGTGAACTAGAAAAGAAAGAAATTATAGCCCTTATAGCCTATCTGCAAAGATTAGGTACAGATATAAAAACAAGCGATATAAAAACAGCTGGTAACAATTAA
- a CDS encoding cbb3-type cytochrome c oxidase subunit 3, whose product MIPQNFKDILANTDYAGFYQTLSMIIFLLFFVILILYVFTRPKKFYHEAERAPLRDDQ is encoded by the coding sequence ATGATTCCTCAAAACTTTAAAGACATTTTAGCAAATACTGATTATGCAGGATTTTATCAAACGTTATCCATGATTATTTTTTTATTATTTTTCGTTATTCTCATACTTTATGTTTTCACAAGACCAAAAAAATTCTATCATGAAGCAGAGCGTGCTCCCCTCCGTGATGATCAATAA
- the ccoG gene encoding cytochrome c oxidase accessory protein CcoG: MSEINEEVVRGGQGQVLNPETYRDSIGTMEQSGKRKWVFPKKPKGKYTNYRDLVSYTLLIIYFVIPFIKINGNPFFLLNVINGEYFIAGQPFYPQDFFILTLGAIASLIFIIVFTIAFGRIFCGWICPQTIFMESVFRKIEFWIEGDRNKQMRLERQEWNTEKIWKRTLKWSIYIIISLIITHVMFMYIVGYEKVFKIISEGPFENITNFIVMILFTATFYFVFAWFREQVCTLVCPYGRLQGVLIDKETINVFYDFKRGENRSKWRNGEDRKVTGKGDCIDCYQCVSVCPTGIDIRDGQQLECVNCTACIDACDEIMEKVGLPKGLIRYASEREIETGTPYKFTSRMKGFAAILILLIGFLGFLLSSRGDMEAKFIKPAGSTFFVREGKIINTYNYTFLNKTNNKKIVTIKVIEPAHAEINYSASSKIVVDRDKISKGTINISFPESQMNLSKQNITIGVYDLNGKLIDSYQTYFEGPFKLQIP; this comes from the coding sequence ATGTCAGAAATAAATGAAGAAGTCGTTCGCGGCGGACAGGGGCAAGTTTTAAACCCTGAGACCTATAGAGATTCTATAGGAACAATGGAACAATCAGGGAAGAGAAAATGGGTTTTTCCCAAAAAACCAAAGGGTAAATACACTAATTACAGAGATTTAGTAAGTTATACTCTTTTGATTATATACTTTGTCATTCCATTTATTAAAATTAATGGAAACCCTTTCTTTTTGTTAAATGTCATTAATGGAGAATATTTTATTGCGGGGCAACCTTTCTATCCGCAGGATTTTTTTATTCTTACCCTAGGTGCTATTGCTTCTCTTATTTTCATTATTGTTTTTACTATTGCCTTTGGAAGAATTTTTTGTGGTTGGATATGCCCTCAAACAATTTTTATGGAATCGGTCTTTCGAAAAATAGAGTTTTGGATTGAGGGTGATCGCAATAAACAAATGAGACTTGAACGCCAGGAGTGGAATACTGAAAAAATTTGGAAAAGGACTCTAAAGTGGTCTATTTATATTATCATTTCTCTCATCATCACTCACGTTATGTTTATGTATATTGTTGGTTACGAAAAAGTGTTTAAAATTATCTCAGAAGGACCATTTGAGAACATCACCAACTTTATTGTTATGATTCTTTTTACAGCCACTTTTTATTTTGTATTTGCATGGTTTCGAGAGCAGGTTTGCACACTGGTTTGTCCATATGGAAGGTTACAAGGTGTACTAATTGATAAGGAAACTATTAATGTATTTTATGATTTCAAAAGAGGTGAAAACCGCTCTAAATGGAGAAATGGGGAAGACAGAAAAGTTACAGGAAAAGGTGATTGTATCGATTGTTATCAATGTGTTTCAGTTTGTCCTACCGGAATCGATATTAGAGACGGACAGCAATTGGAATGCGTAAATTGTACTGCATGCATAGATGCATGTGACGAAATAATGGAAAAAGTAGGTTTGCCCAAAGGTTTGATCAGATACGCATCAGAAAGAGAGATTGAGACCGGGACTCCTTATAAGTTTACTAGCAGAATGAAAGGTTTTGCAGCAATTCTGATATTGCTGATCGGGTTCCTTGGATTCCTTCTGTCAAGTAGAGGTGATATGGAAGCGAAGTTTATCAAACCTGCAGGTAGTACATTTTTTGTAAGAGAAGGAAAAATTATCAATACGTATAATTACACATTTCTCAATAAGACAAATAATAAAAAAATTGTTACTATAAAAGTTATCGAACCGGCACATGCTGAAATTAATTATAGTGCTTCTAGTAAAATAGTCGTAGATCGTGATAAAATATCAAAAGGAACCATCAACATCAGCTTTCCAGAATCACAAATGAATCTTTCCAAACAGAATATTACTATAGGTGTATATGATTTAAATGGGAAGTTAATTGATTCTTATCAGACTTACTTTGAAGGGCCATTTAAATTACAAATACCTTAA
- a CDS encoding efflux MFS transporter permease yields the protein MKTAIPIFKSWIPDWMVKIVLFSMTLPGIVIFFLPLANINAAAGYYGSEPADMQFAVALFYAGYVGFYSLERRFFTFLAAKEYFIIFTTLQMLACLVCYITKDVYILFPVRFIQGMLFASNVNISLSLMFTRLKSERAREIGFSVFFGTLLCALPFNNLVTAELIDSYNFNIVFKSAIFSFFPGLLFIITGMNSFRLHVKFPLYKLDWQSFVMYSAILSLIGYITIFGQEYYWLDDVRISGSVLAIIILLIISIFRQKSLKRPYINLRIFSYRNCKVGLVVLFVMYICRFASGITNSYFTGVLKFDPFYLSYMNVFNILGIIAGVIISAAMILQKKRIRNIWLLGFCLLFVFHVRMYYLFDIQADEFNYFLPLFLQGMGVGFIMVPTIVYIIASVPVSLGPSAAAAALAIRYFGYAVSIAIINYFELFRKSMHYNAFQDHLTKIDPMVKNFLHKQNTKLSTKGMLEGISSKASEKLLIKNLTMQTQIRFAMDYYEMMAIFLLIIMVLIAIFPYVNRTRVYLRSRRLSPA from the coding sequence ATGAAGACAGCAATCCCAATATTTAAATCTTGGATTCCTGACTGGATGGTGAAAATAGTACTTTTCAGTATGACCCTACCTGGAATTGTGATTTTCTTTCTTCCTCTAGCTAACATCAATGCAGCAGCAGGCTATTATGGAAGTGAACCCGCAGATATGCAGTTTGCAGTAGCTCTTTTTTACGCCGGATACGTAGGATTTTATTCTCTGGAAAGAAGGTTCTTTACTTTTCTAGCTGCGAAAGAATATTTTATAATTTTTACTACTCTGCAAATGCTTGCTTGTTTGGTATGTTACATTACAAAAGATGTTTATATATTATTTCCCGTAAGGTTTATACAAGGAATGTTGTTTGCATCCAATGTGAATATCTCTTTATCTTTAATGTTTACAAGGTTGAAAAGTGAACGTGCGAGAGAAATTGGTTTTTCAGTATTTTTTGGAACTTTGCTCTGTGCTTTGCCTTTCAACAATTTGGTTACCGCGGAATTAATAGATTCTTACAACTTTAACATCGTTTTTAAGTCTGCAATATTCTCCTTCTTTCCGGGTTTACTGTTTATAATAACAGGAATGAATTCTTTTCGGTTACACGTTAAATTTCCTTTATACAAATTGGATTGGCAAAGCTTTGTAATGTACAGTGCTATTCTGTCACTTATAGGTTATATTACCATATTTGGACAAGAGTACTATTGGCTTGATGATGTCAGGATTTCCGGTAGTGTATTAGCTATAATAATTCTGTTAATTATTTCTATATTTCGTCAGAAATCATTGAAGCGACCCTATATCAATTTACGTATTTTTTCTTATCGAAATTGTAAAGTAGGTTTAGTTGTGCTTTTTGTTATGTATATCTGTCGGTTTGCGTCAGGTATTACCAATAGCTATTTCACGGGAGTATTGAAGTTTGATCCTTTTTACCTCTCTTACATGAATGTTTTTAATATTTTAGGGATAATAGCTGGAGTTATTATTTCTGCTGCGATGATTCTGCAGAAAAAAAGAATCAGAAATATTTGGTTATTAGGATTTTGTTTATTGTTTGTTTTCCACGTAAGGATGTATTATCTTTTTGATATACAAGCTGATGAATTTAATTATTTTCTACCATTATTTCTTCAGGGAATGGGTGTAGGTTTTATTATGGTACCCACAATTGTTTATATTATTGCCTCTGTACCAGTCTCGTTAGGTCCATCTGCTGCTGCTGCTGCATTAGCTATAAGGTATTTTGGTTATGCTGTAAGTATTGCTATTATAAATTATTTCGAGCTTTTCAGAAAAAGTATGCATTATAATGCTTTTCAGGATCATTTAACAAAAATAGATCCTATGGTAAAAAACTTTTTGCATAAGCAAAATACAAAACTTAGTACCAAAGGTATGCTGGAGGGAATATCTTCTAAAGCTTCTGAGAAATTACTTATTAAAAATCTTACTATGCAAACACAGATCCGTTTTGCTATGGATTATTATGAGATGATGGCTATTTTCTTATTAATCATTATGGTACTTATTGCAATATTCCCGTATGTTAATAGGACTCGTGTATATCTTAGATCCCGAAGACTTTCACCGGCTTAA
- a CDS encoding HlyD family secretion protein, with translation MKKKYTVTDRFVTKITGWIASLILLGLIVWGGGSLMDYYKYEQTNDAQIQEYVNPVISRAGGFIVDVKFEENQNVKKGDTILVIDNREYVLQQEQTQASLAKAEAQLVVLGSTINTLENEASSSQAQIAANKAKVWKQGLDYDRYLKLYNEESATKQQVEKVQAQLDVDKSEYRSSQENYAASVSKIEDIRAERNVVKAEIQRLKSLLNRHKLDVTYTYITAPYNGRMGRRTVEVGQMIDAGETLAFIVNDDTDKWVVANYKETQIKDMRIGDEVKIIADAYPNKEFKGTIISLSPATGSSFSLLPPDNSTGNYVKIVQRIPIRIRVDGSRKEIDVLKVGMNVNVFASKKHS, from the coding sequence ATGAAAAAAAAATATACGGTAACTGATAGATTTGTTACTAAAATTACAGGGTGGATTGCAAGTTTAATTCTTTTGGGGCTTATAGTTTGGGGGGGAGGATCCTTAATGGATTATTATAAATATGAGCAAACAAATGATGCACAAATACAAGAGTATGTTAATCCTGTTATTTCTAGGGCTGGAGGCTTTATAGTTGATGTTAAGTTTGAAGAAAATCAAAACGTAAAAAAGGGAGACACAATTTTGGTGATTGATAATAGAGAATATGTTCTTCAACAAGAACAAACGCAAGCATCTCTTGCAAAAGCTGAGGCTCAGCTTGTCGTTTTAGGAAGTACAATTAATACATTGGAAAATGAAGCTTCTTCTTCTCAAGCACAGATTGCTGCAAATAAAGCGAAGGTATGGAAACAAGGATTGGATTATGATAGATATCTGAAACTATATAATGAAGAATCTGCTACTAAACAACAAGTCGAAAAAGTTCAGGCACAACTTGATGTAGATAAAAGTGAATATAGATCATCTCAAGAAAACTACGCTGCATCAGTTTCAAAAATAGAAGATATTCGCGCAGAAAGAAATGTTGTAAAAGCTGAAATTCAAAGGTTGAAATCATTGCTAAATAGACATAAATTAGATGTTACTTATACGTATATTACAGCTCCTTATAATGGCAGAATGGGAAGACGTACAGTTGAAGTGGGTCAAATGATTGATGCAGGAGAAACTCTTGCTTTTATTGTAAATGACGATACAGATAAATGGGTCGTTGCAAACTATAAAGAAACTCAAATTAAAGATATGAGAATAGGTGATGAAGTAAAAATTATCGCAGATGCATATCCTAATAAAGAGTTTAAAGGAACTATTATTTCTCTTTCACCTGCTACGGGTTCTAGTTTCTCGTTACTCCCACCTGATAACTCTACAGGTAATTATGTTAAAATTGTTCAACGTATACCCATAAGAATACGAGTAGATGGTTCGAGGAAAGAAATAGATGTTTTAAAGGTAGGTATGAATGTTAACGTATTCGCGTCTAAAAAGCATAGTTAA